From Pseudobacteriovorax antillogorgiicola:
GGGCTTCCGCGATGTTCTTCACATTGTTTCGCGATGTCACCATCAGGATTGGAATTGCACAGCCCTGCTCACGGAGGGCCTTGAGCGCTTCTACGCCAGACAACTGCGGCATCTCCCAGTCGAGTAAGATTACATCGACCGAGAGGCCTCCTTTGATTTGATCGAGAGCCTCTGTTCCATCGTAGGCGTGCTCCAGCTCATGGGGAGTATCCACAAACATGGCTTCGATAAAGCCATGTACGGATCGGGAATCATCGGTAACTAGAATTTTCATGATTGTCTCCTAAGCCACATATTCGTTCAAACGAGAAATCACGTTTGAAAAATTTGATCTTGATATATCGTTTACCCAGAATTCCTGCTCTGAGCCACTGACATCGATAAATCGGTGCAATTCCCACATGACATCGAGAGTTTTCAGGCATGTCTGCTGTAACGAGGCTAGATCTTGAAAACATCCTAAGCCTTGATGGGAGATTTTTTCGACAAGACATGCGAGCTTCTCGCAAATAGTGAATGATACTTCCATTCGTGCAAAGCTTGCCGCTGCTGTTAGCTGCTGTACAATTTCTTCTAGATTGGCCAAGGTTTCAGCGTCAGCGGTGCCCTCCGTAAATTTATGGAACCCCTTTTCTAAAGACTCTTTGACCTCGGCAGAGAAAAAGTCGATATACTGTCGTTTTGTTTCGCCACTTACCTGCGGAAATGTGAAATCATAGCTCAGATTTGGGTCGGTTGGTGCGGGTATGTTTTGGTTTGGCGTCGGAGCATTGGTGTGTGCCAGTTCATCACTCAGGGTCGATAGATCGACTCCAAACTGATCGACTAATATTTGACCAATAGGGGAGCGCTCCCTCTTTTGAATGGACTTCACCTTTTGGTCAATCTCGTCATTCCAGTAGCTCAGGGACTTGCAGGTCGCTGCAAACGACTCACCTCGATCGCGATCCGAAATTGCCTCGATAATCTGTTCAGCTGTGAGAAGGCCATCTTCGTAGACAATTTGAATAGGAGATGGAAGCTGGTTGCTTTGGCTTACCAATGCTTTCACTAGATCTGACTTTTGTATCAAACCTTTATCAATCAATTGGGTTCCAAAAAAACTCATGTTCACAGCTCCTAAGATGCGGCCGATAGGCCATAGGCCTCGGGGTCTTCGATAACATTGGAAATATACTCATCCATCTTTACTGTAAGGTCTTCCAGGCTGATCAGATCTTCATCTACTAGAATTCTAAATATGGAAGGAACTTCTTTGATAATCACAGCTTCCAATTTTTGGTCGATAGCTTTGGACCAAATCTTTAGATCTCGGCAACTTTGTTCGAAGCTAACTTCGTTCTGTGCTTGATGAGCATAAACTTGCAGCATCTCATCTTCAGACAAAATCCTATTTTCAAATAGCAGAGTAGGCAAGCTTGGGTTCGCCTGAGCTTGCTTGATAAATGCATTCACCAAGTCGTCCGCGCTGATGCAACCATCGTGAACTAGAAATTTACAAAAAGATTGACTCATTGGCTTCTCCCAATCAATCGAGCAATGGAATGGCAGCATTCTTCGATACTTTGTACGGCATCATAAGCCCCTACTCGGTAAACTGATCCAGGCATACCCCATACAACAGAAGACTTCTCGTCTTGTATTACTACGCAGCCGTTATGATTCTTGATCTCGCAGCAACCATCAGCACCATCACCACCCATTCCAGTCAAGATCATTCCCAATACACCCTTGCCGTAAACTTCTGCGGCGGATTCAAAAAGGTAGTCTACAGCGGGTCGTACCGAGTTTCTCTTGTCGCGCTTGTCTAGGGCCGTATAGATCCGATCATTGGAAATTTTTAGGCTCAGGTGGAAGTCTCCCGGAGCCACATAAATGATATTCTCAATGGGCTCGAAGTGTTTGGCTTCTTTTGCTGGAATGCCTGTTTGATCCTCGATACTCTTAGCCAGAGTACGGGTGAAGACCGGCGGCATGTGTTGAGCTATCAGAACAGGGGTTTTCAAAGGCCCTCGAATGGTGCTAAACAGTTCCTTGAGGGCAACCGGACCCCCAGTTGAGCTGCCGATGACACACACTTTAGGAATAAAGTTTGCGAGTGTATACTTTTTCCACTTGGGAGGCGGGGCATCGATAATTTTTTTTCGCGGGGCTATAGTGGTATCACCAACAGCGATTTTTCCAGTACTGACTCCCACCCCTGCTCCTGTACTTGTGTTTGTGGACCGACCTGTGAATTGTAGGGCCTTTGGAATTAATTGATCTTTAACGTGCTGAAGCGCCAGTTCGAAGTTCTGTACGTTCTGGGGTTTGGTAACGAAATCACAGGCGCCGTGTTCTAAAGCTTCTAAAGTTGCGTCAGCTCCACGAGCAGTTAGCGATGAGAAAACAATCACCTTCGATCTTAGGCCGAGGCGCTTCATCTCTTGAAGGGTCTCTATACCATTTAGTTCCGGCATTTCCAGATCGAGAATTATTAAGTCGTAGGCGCCTTTGGCCAACTTATTGATCGCAATCCTGCCATTTGCAGCAACATCAATATCCTTAAAGTGTTCGCACGATGTCAGCGCCGATTTGATCTGGCTACGAAATACTACAGAATCATCTACAACCAGTGCTTTCATAAGCGTTCCTTACGCTGCTTTATCATTATTGTTCTGCTCATTCAGATAGAACATGACCTTATCAATATCGATGATGCTCAGGAGCTGACTCGAAACCTTGTAAACGCCCGCTAAAAATCGCCGAGTACTCTCTGGAATTGTGTTGGGAGTAGGCTCAAAGTCGCTCGATTGAACTTCCATAACATCCCCGATCTTATCTACCTGGAACGAGATCAAGAATCCTTCGATCTTACAAACCACGTTGAGTACCTCGGATGTTTCATCTTTGGGAAGGCTGAAAAGCTCCCGCAAGCCGATAGCAGTAGCGACCTGCCCCCTGAGGTTGATGAGACCTCTGACGTATGCTGGTGCCAATGGTATCCCTGTGGTTTGCATGTCTCGAACAATTTCTTGGACCCGAGTGACGTCTAAGCCATACAAGCGATCACAAACGTAGAAAGTCGAGAATTGTTCGGTATTTTGAACCTTATTACCTGGCATCGCTACCTCCCCTCATCACAATTTCTTGAATACAGTTTAAGAGCTGCTCCTCATTGAGCTTTTCCAAGTATTTGATAAAGCCAAGTTCCATCCCCTTATCAATATCAGCCTGACGGAATCGAGTTGTCACAGCGATCATTGGGATCTTCGATAGATTTTCGTCTCGCTGCACTTGACCAGCAAGGGCATAGCCGTCCATCTTTGGCATTTCGATATCAGAGATAACGAGGTTGATCTCGTCTTTAAGCTCGTACATTTGATCCAAAGCGTCTTCTCCATTTTCTGCCGTTGAAACTTCAAAGCCATTGGACTCAAGAATTGATTTGATATGGTTGCGGAAGAAACGGCTATCCTCGACTACGAGGATATGAGTCTTGCCCTGAGAAGTTTTTGTCTCCTTGCCACCTTGTTCACCAAGCTTTATGTTATGATTGAAACAGTAATGATCGATAAGGCGCATGGCATCAATAACTACCAAAACACGATCTTTTTCTATAATGCTGCCCATGATGCCTACATGAGAGTTGATCTGATCATCGATTTTCGATGTGGAGCTGATAACATCCAAGATCCCCCCTACCTGTAGGCCAAATAATCGATCATATCGTTGGATGACTACAATGGCATCTGTTTCGTCGTCCTCCCGCTCGTGTTTATGGTGGGTATCGAAAAACTCGGTGACCGAGATGATTGGTAGCAGTGATCCACGATAGCGCACGACTTTTTGGTTGCCAGAATAATCATAGTCTGTTTGCTTGAACTCTTCGAGTCGATTGACTATGGGCAGTGGAAAAGCATACTTACAGTGGTCGTAAATATCAACAACAAGGTAGTCAGTCATCGAATCGAGGAATTCTTTGTTTTTCTTAGCAACTGCAGAGAAGTCGACTTCGTCTTCACCAAGATTGATCATAGCTTTTTCAGCAACGCCCATAACGTCCAGTGTCAGGGCCACGTTACCATCACCCAGTAAGGTCGCCCCAGCATAGATTCCGAGAGCTTTCAGGAAGCTTGTCAGTGGTTTTACGACAATGTCAGCCGAGTCTTCAATCTCTTCAACAATAAGGCCGAATACCGCCGTTCCAGCTTTTAGAACAACAATGTTGCAGATGGCGTTGTGAATAAAGTGATCCGTTTCTCTTTCGAGGCCCGTAATCTGTGCAAGGCTTACAAGTGGTAGAAGCTGGCCACGCAGTCTGTAGACCGGCTTGCCATGAAGAATTTCGATTCTATTTTCTTTATTTTCTTCTTCCTGATTGATGCGAAGAAGCTCTAGTAGCTTCACCTGAGGGATCGCGAAGCGCGATGGTCCTTCTCGCACAAGGAGAGCGGGAACGATGGCGAGGGTTAGCGGAATCTTGAGAAAAATCGTCGTTCCTTCGCCAGGGATAGCATTGAGATCGATGATACCACCAATGCGCTCAATATTGGTTTTAACGACATCCATCCCGACGCCACGCCCTGAAATGTTAGACACGGCTGCTGCCGTAGAAAACCCTGGTGCAAATATTAACTGGTAGACTTCTTTATCAGACATCATCTTAAGCTGATCGCTACTGATAATGTTTTTTTCCATAGCCTTTTCGCCGATGCGATCTCGGCTTAGGCCTCGGCCATTGTCATTGATTTCTATAACAACCTGTCCGCCTTCGTGATAGGACTTAATCGATATGGTACCTAACTCGGGCTTCCCTGCCGACCTTCGATCCTCTGGAGTTTCCAGGCCATGGTCGGCGGAGTTCCTGACGATATGGGTGAGTGGGTCTTTGACCGCTTCTATCAGGGTTTTATCAAGCTCTGTTTCCGTGCCTTCAAGTTTGAGTTCAATCTTCTTATTAAGCTCTTTGGCGAGGTCGCGAACAACACGGTGAAACTTTGAAAGAACACTGCCCACAGGCTGCATCCTTGTTTTCATAACCTCATTTTGTATCTCAGTCGTCACCAGGTTAATTCGTTGTGATAGCTTCGAGAACTCAGCATCCTTTTGTTCGGTAGCGAATCTGAGAACTTGGTTTCGCACCAAGACAAGTTCACCGGCCAAATTCATAAGTTTGTCCAACAAAGCGACTTGTACGCGTATGGTTTCTTGACCACCTTCGCTTTTCTTTTCGCGAGACTCTGTGGACGTTGCCTTGGCTAATGGCTCAGAAGATACTGGCTTGGTAGGCTCTGGCTTTGTAGCCGTAGAGCTTGCATCACTTGGTTTCGGGCTCGTGGATTGTTGCTCAGGCTTGGACTGTTGTTTCGGTTCTGAAACCGCAGCAGGTCTTGGTTTCTCTGACTCTACCTTCGCTGTTTGAGGTGCTTGGGGTGCATGAGGAGTTGGTTTCGGTTCTGGCTTGGTAGCCTGTGGAGGAGCAACAGGTTCCGTGAGAGATGCTTCCGTCTGGGGCTGGGAAGGCTCTGGTGAAGGGGATACTGGGTTTGGGCTTGCCGTCTCTTGAGCAGTCGGTTTAGCTAATGCTCCTTGGCTATCTTGTTTGCCCTCCCTAATATCGTAGCCAACGAAGTCGTCTCTAAGAAATCTGGAAGTCCCTCCCATGGATGAGACAGTGAGATCGATTAGCTGAGGGATGATTTCTGTAAGTTCACCCTTAGCTTCATGTTCGGCCTGAGTATCTTTGATGCTGTTTAATAGCTGGCCGATGACATCACAGCCACGATAGATGATGTCAATTAAGTTCAGGTTTAGTGGTGTGATTTCTTGGCGAAGTGGGTCGAGGCTTGATTCCATTGCGTGAGCGATCATGCCAATCTGATTGAAGCCAAATAACTGCGATGAGCCCTTGATGGTGTGCATATCACGATAGATACTACTAAGAGTCTCCTTATCAGGTCCTTCTTTTTCAAGTCTACTGAGCGAAAGTGAGATGCGTTCAAGCATTTCCTCACATTCATTCGTAAACTCCTGAATTGCTTCTTCCATTGCCGACATAGAACGATCCTCTTATTAAAATAGACCCCAGCCACTTGCCTCGACTTCGTTGTCACTTTCTTGCTTATCATCTTGCAAGCCTAAGTCCTCCACACGATGGTCGTGCTTTTCCGGAGGGGTTATGCCTGTTAACTTATAGATGTCTAGTACGGTCACAACCTCGTCATTGAAAATGAAGCTGCCTTCAATTTCATCTCGATCAGCTAGTTCGCTATCCAAAGAACTGTTGATCCTTTTGATGTCTCGAATCGAATCGATGATGAGCCCATGAAACGTGTCGCGATCCTTGATTATGATTGTTGTCTGCTTCTCTCTTTCGACCAATGGGTAGTCTGGTTTAATTCCAAGCTTCTCATGCACGTAGGTTAAAGGAGCAACTGATTCTCTGTAGATCGTGCTGAGTCGACCCGCTACCTTAGTAAAGTCGCGGGTATGCAGTTCTTCTAATCGGAAGATTTGGTCCAGGTGGAAACAAAATAGGCCGCGGGCTGGAAGCCTAAAAATGATGTACTCTTCACCGTCATGGTTTTCTTGATGAAGCTCTTGGCCTGAAATTGTGTCATCAAATTGATGGGATTCCCCTAGCTGGTAAAATTCAGCAATTCCGTCCACATCGAGGATAAGGCCAACCGAGCCATCTCCCATAAACGTCGCACCCTTGAAAATTTGATCCTTGATCTGTGGGGGGATCTTCTTAACAACTATTTCTTCGGTATCACTGATTTCATCAACGACCATCCCAAAAGTTAGCTTTTCAGATCGCGCTAAAACAATATTTATTTCGGACCGCTGTCTGAGCGGAATAGGATTTTTGTCTTCAGGAGATAGCTCCGGAGAAAGTTCAATAAGCTCTACCAGATGATCATCGAGGCACAATAGCTCGCAGCCTTGAGCCTGCTTGATCATGACGTCGCGCTTATCTTGATCGATTTTGATCAGGCGTATGATGTTATCTTGCGGGATATTAAATTCTCGTTGACCGATACGCACGAGCAATGACTGGATTATCATGACAGACTTTGGAATGGGGAGTTTAAGGCTAAACTTGCTACCCATACCCAAAGCTGAGTCTATATCGATTTTTCCTCCAATCGACTCAACCGAAGATTTTACCATATCCATGCCGACTCCACGGCCTGAAATATCTGTGACTTGGGCGGCTGTGGAAAAGCCAGCTTCCATGATGATTTTGTAAATCTGCTTATCGGACATGCTAGCAACGTCGGAAGACGAGTAGAGATTTTTCTCTACGGCCCTCTTAGAAATAAATTGAGCATCAATGCCCCGACCGTCATCTTCCACCTCAACGATGACATCGTCACCCAACTCATAAGATCGAAGCTCGATCACACCCTTTGGTGATTTGCTTTTTGAAGCTCGATCATCCGGGGATTCGATCCCATGGTCCGCGCTATTGCGTATCACGTGAATGAGGCTGTTTTTCAAAACCTGGGCTAACTTGGTATCAACCCGCAGCTCGTCACCGACGATTTTTAAGTCTATCTGTTTACCTAGGCTCAGGTTTAAGTCTCTCACAGTTCTAGGGAAGGTACGATAAATGCTCTTTAGCGAGACTTTTCGGAGCTCGGTAATTTTACTCTGCATGGAAGAGTTGATTTTATGCATCTCATCCAAAAACTCCGCGAGAAGATAGAGATCTGCGTGACCTTTAAATTCTTTTTGAAGGTTTGATACGAGTTTATTGACAGTGTTACGAATGACAGTGATTTCCCCGGAGAGTTCCATGAATTCATCAAGTATTTTGGTTGGAACTTTGATGACATCATCTTCAGATTTCTTAGCTGCTGCTTGACCATGGTCAATGTCGCCTGTTGCTAGATTAAGCTGTTTACTCTCTTCAATGGAGAACAGGCCCTGCCAATGGTCCACATCGATATCTATTTTAGTACCCACCTCAAGCTCTGAGATGGCTGTTGAAACGAAGTCGAACCCTTTGAGTAGAACAGTAACTACAGGTTTGGTGGCATCGAGTGCGCCGTTCTTAATCTTACTGAGTAGATCTTCGTATGAGTGCACCGTTCTGGTAAACTCTGGCCACTCCAGAACTCCAGAACCGCCTTTGATAGTGTGAACCAAGCGGAAGATATTGTTGATAGCCTCTGGGGTCGGGCTGCTTTCTAAGGCGAGAATTTCATTTTCAAGATCTTCTAAAAGGTCTCGGGCCTCCTCCACAAAGATTTTTTTCAAAGTAAGCTTTTCTTCGATCTGTTCGATGCGGTCTTTGGCTTCTTCTTTAATAACCGCATTGATGCGATAAACGTCGAAGGGTTTATCGATAAATCGAGATACCTTGAGATCAAGAGCGTTTCTGAGCATTTCCTTGTTGACGAAACCTGAGTAGATAATAAAGGGAATTGATTGTAGCTCAGGTAGCATGCGTTTTCTGAACTCTAGCCCGTTAATCTCGCCCATATGATAGTCGGCAAAGACCAAAGCAACAGATTCCGCATGCTCGTTCAGGAGTTCCAAACCTTCTATACCATTTTGCGCGACAAGGGCCACAAAGCCTTGTTCCTCGGCTTCCATTGCCAGGGGGTTGATAATTTCTATCTCGTCGTCGACGAATAGAATTTTTACCTTGGTATCTGAGTTCATGGCGATTCCTTCATTCCTCGTCTTGTGAGTAGTCGGTCATTTTCTGGAAGAGTTAATAGAAGAAATTTACCGACTTGTTCTCGTCTCTCGTGAGGCTTTTGGAGAGAAGGGCGGCAGAGTAGCTAAACGTTTCCTACTAGTAAAAGACCGAATTGGAGCTTTTAATAAATTTGCTCATAGTTTTGAATATCTTCGCAGTGTAGATGAGGGTTTTTAAGAATGAGTCCAGGGAAGAAGATTCTGCTTAGTGCTCAAGTTTTGAGATTTCTGCTAAAATAAGAGGAAACCTGACAATTAGGTAATGGCATGTGGCGGAATTGAATTCAAAAGCAGGATCTCATATGGCCTCAAAAGATTCCAAAAAGGGAACCATTCGAGCGAGTAGCACAGCCGAATACTTTGCGAAAAACCTCCAACAGGTTGGTTTTTCGTCACCTACCAAAGCGGTTTTGACGACTCTAAAAGAAGCCGTTGACAACTCTTTGGATGCTTGCGAAGAAAACGGCATTTTGCCTGAGATTAGGGTTACGATTGATAAGAAAGGTCGGGGCTCTCTACGGAATACGGATCAGATCATGATCCGGGTTGAGGATAACGGGCCAGGAATTCAACAGAGAGATGTTGCTAAGGTTTTTGGCGAGTATTTGGCGTCTTCAAAATTTGGCAAGGGTCGTTGCTCCCGAGGCCAGCAAGGTATTGGAATTTCCGCTGCAACCACTTGGGCCATGCAAACCACCGCGAAGGGGGTTCATGTCATTACCAAGACAGCCAAGCAAAAGTTAGCGACTTCTTGTCGGGTCCAGGTTGATCTCAAACATAATAAGGGTCATATCAAAGATAAGAAGGATGTGAAATGGGATCGACCCCATGGGACCCTTGTTGAATTCTTAATCGATGGTAGGGTGCAGATGAATGGCGAGGCAGGCATCCTCGCCTTTCTCAGGAGCAATGTGTTGGTCAATCCCCACCTAACTCTGAGCTATCAGATTTTAGATCAAAAGCCTGTCACCATTGAGCGTGTTAGCGAGGATGTACCAAGAATCCCAGAGGCCATGGCTCCACACCCCCACACCATGAAGCTTGGTGAGTTTTTGGCTCATGCAAGGTTGTTTGGTAAAATCTCCGCCTATGAATGGCTAAAGACAGCATTTTCTCGGGTCAATGAAGAAAGTATCAAACTTCTGAAGCAGGCTGGAGTAAAAAAATCACTGCTGGATAAGAGCTTGCATGAGCTAAAGGAAGCCGACTTCAAAAACCTTTTTATTAAGATTCAGGACACAGAACTCAAGCCACCATCTACAAAAACTGTTTTGTCTATTGGGGAAGAAGGGCTGGCTAAAAGCATCCTCCGACTCGGAGATGTTGATTATTTTTCCGTACTGACCCGTAAGCCTACGATCTGTGACTTCAAACCTGTGCAGATCGAGGTTGCTTTGGCGAGGTTATCAGGAAAGCCAGGAGAAGGTGAAGAAACTGTCCAAGTCCTGCGTTTTGCCAATCGAGTGCCCTTGCAGTTTGATAAGGCATCTTGTGCCATAGTTAAAGGAATTACTAGCGTTAATTGGAAACCCTACGGTTTGAGGCAAGCCCGAGGGTCGCTACCATATGGCCCCTATATTGTTGCAGTCAGTCTCGTTTCACCATTCATTAAATTTAAGAACGCATCAAAGGAGACAGTCGATGCGTCTGATGAACTTGTCGAGGAGATTAGGCGTGCCCTGATGCAAGCTGGGCAAAGGCTAGGGCGGCACCTTCGTCGGGAGCATAAGGAGGCTATCCTTGAAAACAAGATCCAACATATCGAATCCTTTGCACCGATTCTGGTTGAGGGCCTAGTAAGAATAACCGAGTCTGACGAATCGAGAAAGGATCGCGCGCATAAAGGCCTACTAAAAATATTAGGGCGCGAGACCCGTGAGGCTGAGAAGGATCTTGAAGTTGCTGAGGATAAACTCAAGAAGCACTTGAAAAGTCGGAGGAAACGCCTTGGCCACGTGGCACTTATGCTCGAAAAAGATGAAGCTTTGGAAGCGTCGGAAAAGGAAAATGGAGAGGCCGAAAGTGGTGAGCTAGATGATTCTCTAGAAGACAGTACCCAAGCGGATAGGGTTAAAAAGAAAAAATCAGCCAAGAAGAAGGCAGCAAAAGCCGCCAAAAAGAGGGCGGAGAAGAAAAAGGCGCCAAAGAAGGCAGCAAAGAAAAAGGCCGCTAAGAAGACTGCCAAAAAGAAAGCAGTCAAGAAAAAAGCTGCTAAGAAGACCGCCAAAAAGAAAGCAGTTAAGAAAAAAGCTGCTAAGAAAGTTTCTACAAGCAAGAAGACTGCCAAAAAGAAAGCAGCTAAGAAAAAGTCAACAAAGGCTGCTAAGAAGACTGCCAAAAAGAGAGCAATTAAGAACAAGTCTGTAAAGAAAAAGCGCTAGGATCTCACTAACCTAAATTGAATCATCGGACATAAGGTGTAAGTCATGGTAAAGACAAAGCGAGTTCTTCAAGAAGATATCCCTGATATTAGCTACGAACTTTGCGATCGGCTCTTGAGTCAGTTAGAAAAGGCCAAGAAACCCCTTATCCAAGCCACAAAATGTAGCCTTGATAATTCCAACTACGATCCAAA
This genomic window contains:
- a CDS encoding chemotaxis protein CheW, whose protein sequence is MSAMEEAIQEFTNECEEMLERISLSLSRLEKEGPDKETLSSIYRDMHTIKGSSQLFGFNQIGMIAHAMESSLDPLRQEITPLNLNLIDIIYRGCDVIGQLLNSIKDTQAEHEAKGELTEIIPQLIDLTVSSMGGTSRFLRDDFVGYDIREGKQDSQGALAKPTAQETASPNPVSPSPEPSQPQTEASLTEPVAPPQATKPEPKPTPHAPQAPQTAKVESEKPRPAAVSEPKQQSKPEQQSTSPKPSDASSTATKPEPTKPVSSEPLAKATSTESREKKSEGGQETIRVQVALLDKLMNLAGELVLVRNQVLRFATEQKDAEFSKLSQRINLVTTEIQNEVMKTRMQPVGSVLSKFHRVVRDLAKELNKKIELKLEGTETELDKTLIEAVKDPLTHIVRNSADHGLETPEDRRSAGKPELGTISIKSYHEGGQVVIEINDNGRGLSRDRIGEKAMEKNIISSDQLKMMSDKEVYQLIFAPGFSTAAAVSNISGRGVGMDVVKTNIERIGGIIDLNAIPGEGTTIFLKIPLTLAIVPALLVREGPSRFAIPQVKLLELLRINQEEENKENRIEILHGKPVYRLRGQLLPLVSLAQITGLERETDHFIHNAICNIVVLKAGTAVFGLIVEEIEDSADIVVKPLTSFLKALGIYAGATLLGDGNVALTLDVMGVAEKAMINLGEDEVDFSAVAKKNKEFLDSMTDYLVVDIYDHCKYAFPLPIVNRLEEFKQTDYDYSGNQKVVRYRGSLLPIISVTEFFDTHHKHEREDDETDAIVVIQRYDRLFGLQVGGILDVISSTSKIDDQINSHVGIMGSIIEKDRVLVVIDAMRLIDHYCFNHNIKLGEQGGKETKTSQGKTHILVVEDSRFFRNHIKSILESNGFEVSTAENGEDALDQMYELKDEINLVISDIEMPKMDGYALAGQVQRDENLSKIPMIAVTTRFRQADIDKGMELGFIKYLEKLNEEQLLNCIQEIVMRGGSDAR
- a CDS encoding chemotaxis protein CheW, which gives rise to MNSDTKVKILFVDDEIEIINPLAMEAEEQGFVALVAQNGIEGLELLNEHAESVALVFADYHMGEINGLEFRKRMLPELQSIPFIIYSGFVNKEMLRNALDLKVSRFIDKPFDVYRINAVIKEEAKDRIEQIEEKLTLKKIFVEEARDLLEDLENEILALESSPTPEAINNIFRLVHTIKGGSGVLEWPEFTRTVHSYEDLLSKIKNGALDATKPVVTVLLKGFDFVSTAISELEVGTKIDIDVDHWQGLFSIEESKQLNLATGDIDHGQAAAKKSEDDVIKVPTKILDEFMELSGEITVIRNTVNKLVSNLQKEFKGHADLYLLAEFLDEMHKINSSMQSKITELRKVSLKSIYRTFPRTVRDLNLSLGKQIDLKIVGDELRVDTKLAQVLKNSLIHVIRNSADHGIESPDDRASKSKSPKGVIELRSYELGDDVIVEVEDDGRGIDAQFISKRAVEKNLYSSSDVASMSDKQIYKIIMEAGFSTAAQVTDISGRGVGMDMVKSSVESIGGKIDIDSALGMGSKFSLKLPIPKSVMIIQSLLVRIGQREFNIPQDNIIRLIKIDQDKRDVMIKQAQGCELLCLDDHLVELIELSPELSPEDKNPIPLRQRSEINIVLARSEKLTFGMVVDEISDTEEIVVKKIPPQIKDQIFKGATFMGDGSVGLILDVDGIAEFYQLGESHQFDDTISGQELHQENHDGEEYIIFRLPARGLFCFHLDQIFRLEELHTRDFTKVAGRLSTIYRESVAPLTYVHEKLGIKPDYPLVEREKQTTIIIKDRDTFHGLIIDSIRDIKRINSSLDSELADRDEIEGSFIFNDEVVTVLDIYKLTGITPPEKHDHRVEDLGLQDDKQESDNEVEASGWGLF
- a CDS encoding chemotaxis protein CheW: MPGNKVQNTEQFSTFYVCDRLYGLDVTRVQEIVRDMQTTGIPLAPAYVRGLINLRGQVATAIGLRELFSLPKDETSEVLNVVCKIEGFLISFQVDKIGDVMEVQSSDFEPTPNTIPESTRRFLAGVYKVSSQLLSIIDIDKVMFYLNEQNNNDKAA
- a CDS encoding DNA topoisomerase VI subunit B — its product is MASKDSKKGTIRASSTAEYFAKNLQQVGFSSPTKAVLTTLKEAVDNSLDACEENGILPEIRVTIDKKGRGSLRNTDQIMIRVEDNGPGIQQRDVAKVFGEYLASSKFGKGRCSRGQQGIGISAATTWAMQTTAKGVHVITKTAKQKLATSCRVQVDLKHNKGHIKDKKDVKWDRPHGTLVEFLIDGRVQMNGEAGILAFLRSNVLVNPHLTLSYQILDQKPVTIERVSEDVPRIPEAMAPHPHTMKLGEFLAHARLFGKISAYEWLKTAFSRVNEESIKLLKQAGVKKSLLDKSLHELKEADFKNLFIKIQDTELKPPSTKTVLSIGEEGLAKSILRLGDVDYFSVLTRKPTICDFKPVQIEVALARLSGKPGEGEETVQVLRFANRVPLQFDKASCAIVKGITSVNWKPYGLRQARGSLPYGPYIVAVSLVSPFIKFKNASKETVDASDELVEEIRRALMQAGQRLGRHLRREHKEAILENKIQHIESFAPILVEGLVRITESDESRKDRAHKGLLKILGRETREAEKDLEVAEDKLKKHLKSRRKRLGHVALMLEKDEALEASEKENGEAESGELDDSLEDSTQADRVKKKKSAKKKAAKAAKKRAEKKKAPKKAAKKKAAKKTAKKKAVKKKAAKKTAKKKAVKKKAAKKVSTSKKTAKKKAAKKKSTKAAKKTAKKRAIKNKSVKKKR
- a CDS encoding response regulator transcription factor, translated to MKILVTDDSRSVHGFIEAMFVDTPHELEHAYDGTEALDQIKGGLSVDVILLDWEMPQLSGVEALKALREQGCAIPILMVTSRNNVKNIAEALEGGANEYIMKPFTKDILFEKLEMVLGRKVA
- the cheB gene encoding chemotaxis-specific protein-glutamate methyltransferase CheB: MKALVVDDSVVFRSQIKSALTSCEHFKDIDVAANGRIAINKLAKGAYDLIILDLEMPELNGIETLQEMKRLGLRSKVIVFSSLTARGADATLEALEHGACDFVTKPQNVQNFELALQHVKDQLIPKALQFTGRSTNTSTGAGVGVSTGKIAVGDTTIAPRKKIIDAPPPKWKKYTLANFIPKVCVIGSSTGGPVALKELFSTIRGPLKTPVLIAQHMPPVFTRTLAKSIEDQTGIPAKEAKHFEPIENIIYVAPGDFHLSLKISNDRIYTALDKRDKRNSVRPAVDYLFESAAEVYGKGVLGMILTGMGGDGADGCCEIKNHNGCVVIQDEKSSVVWGMPGSVYRVGAYDAVQSIEECCHSIARLIGRSQ